In a genomic window of Roseiflexus castenholzii DSM 13941:
- a CDS encoding LysM peptidoglycan-binding domain-containing protein, whose translation MTACTLPASPQPVTPRPTAPVILEITPAPTLDADATATAYASLLAPSPTPSGLYIVQPGDTLSELAIMFGTTVADIMAANGLTDPDSLQVGQPLIIPSLIDTSPSLRATPTGVSGLAEATPAPAAPTLATP comes from the coding sequence ATGACCGCATGTACGTTGCCAGCCTCGCCGCAACCGGTGACCCCGCGCCCGACAGCGCCGGTTATTCTTGAAATCACCCCTGCGCCAACACTGGATGCCGATGCAACGGCGACGGCATACGCCAGCCTGCTGGCGCCCTCACCAACGCCAAGCGGGCTCTACATCGTTCAACCCGGCGACACCCTGAGCGAACTGGCAATCATGTTCGGCACAACCGTAGCCGACATAATGGCAGCCAATGGATTGACCGATCCCGATTCGCTTCAGGTGGGGCAACCGCTGATCATTCCCTCGCTGATTGACACCTCGCCATCATTGCGCGCCACGCCGACCGGGGTTTCGGGGTTGGCGGAGGCGACGCCGGCGCCCGCCGCACCAACGCTGGCGACGCCATGA
- the lexA gene encoding transcriptional repressor LexA: MRSSDQLSARQRDILAFIEAFTQEHGYPPSIREIQDGLHISSTSVVAYNLRALESKGLIDRDGRVSRGIKLKNMLPVALNPARGGRVPLLGVITAGQPLPNPEDTSTAAVEMIEVPPDVAPPEKLQDVYALKVRGHSMIDALIDDDDIVLLRYQETAENGQMVAVRIEDDNAVTLKRFYREGDKVRLQPANVTMEPIYVDATKVHIQGRVVGVMRSMW, encoded by the coding sequence ATGCGATCGTCAGATCAACTTTCAGCGCGGCAGCGCGATATCCTTGCATTCATTGAAGCGTTCACCCAGGAGCATGGCTATCCGCCGTCCATCCGCGAGATCCAGGATGGTCTGCACATTTCCTCGACCTCGGTCGTCGCCTACAATCTTCGGGCGCTGGAAAGCAAGGGATTAATCGACCGCGATGGCAGAGTATCGCGGGGCATCAAACTCAAGAATATGCTGCCGGTCGCGCTCAATCCGGCGCGAGGCGGAAGAGTGCCGCTGCTTGGCGTTATTACCGCCGGTCAGCCGCTGCCCAACCCGGAAGACACCAGCACTGCGGCAGTTGAAATGATCGAGGTGCCGCCCGATGTCGCACCGCCTGAGAAGTTGCAGGATGTCTACGCCTTGAAAGTGCGCGGGCACTCGATGATCGATGCGCTGATCGACGATGACGACATTGTGTTGCTGCGCTACCAGGAGACGGCTGAGAATGGCCAGATGGTTGCGGTGCGCATCGAAGACGATAATGCGGTGACGCTCAAGCGCTTCTATCGCGAGGGCGATAAGGTGCGCCTGCAACCTGCCAATGTGACGATGGAGCCGATCTATGTCGATGCGACAAAAGTTCATATTCAGGGTCGTGTCGTCGGAGTGATGCGATCCATGTGGTAG
- a CDS encoding 50S ribosomal protein L25, translating into MSEKYTLSLEPRAVVGKKVKRLRRSGILPATVYGKGIEPISVQVDARSFNAVYRRAGRTALVELHIAGRQPLAAFIHALQRHPVTRDIIHADFRAVDLSQEVEVAVPLHIEGESPLVESGEAVLNQVLNAIEIRALPSNIPAHLTVDISGLDAFDKSIHVRDLALPPGVTLATPGDELVVSLAHARAAEEEAPAAEETTAEPELVRERREPRAEEEEE; encoded by the coding sequence ATGTCAGAAAAGTATACGTTGTCGCTCGAACCGCGCGCGGTTGTGGGCAAGAAGGTCAAACGGTTGCGGCGCAGCGGCATTCTGCCTGCAACAGTCTACGGCAAAGGCATCGAGCCGATTTCCGTGCAGGTCGATGCGCGCAGTTTCAATGCGGTCTATCGCCGCGCCGGGCGCACGGCGCTGGTCGAATTGCACATTGCCGGTCGCCAACCGCTGGCGGCATTTATTCACGCGCTGCAACGCCATCCGGTGACGCGCGACATCATCCATGCGGACTTTCGTGCGGTCGATCTGAGCCAGGAAGTGGAAGTCGCGGTGCCGCTGCACATCGAGGGCGAATCGCCTCTTGTCGAAAGCGGCGAAGCAGTGCTGAATCAGGTGTTGAACGCTATCGAGATTCGTGCACTTCCATCGAACATCCCGGCGCATCTCACCGTCGATATTAGCGGTCTCGATGCGTTCGATAAGAGCATTCACGTCCGCGATCTGGCGCTGCCGCCGGGGGTGACGCTGGCAACCCCTGGTGATGAATTGGTCGTCAGTCTTGCGCATGCGCGTGCTGCGGAGGAAGAAGCGCCGGCAGCCGAGGAGACGACCGCCGAGCCGGAACTGGTGCGTGAGCGCCGCGAGCCACGGGCAGAGGAAGAAGAGGAATAG
- the plsY gene encoding glycerol-3-phosphate 1-O-acyltransferase PlsY, with protein MLTIPHLALILIAYLAGSIPFSLLVARARGVDLRVAGSGNVGAANVWRTCGFGAFLLALSGDMLKGALPTFAAQMLNVPPLAVVTVGAAAMLGHARSIFLGFRGGKAVATGGGALLAMAPLVALAGLAVWGATFSIVRISSVASLAAAAACAVVAAVFFAQGALPMTYALFVWGAVVSILLLHRANIRRLRAGAENRF; from the coding sequence ATGCTGACAATCCCTCATCTGGCGCTGATACTGATCGCGTATCTTGCCGGCTCCATCCCGTTCAGTCTGCTGGTGGCGCGTGCGCGGGGCGTCGATCTGCGCGTTGCGGGCAGCGGTAACGTTGGTGCAGCGAATGTCTGGCGCACCTGTGGCTTCGGTGCGTTTCTATTGGCCCTGAGCGGCGACATGCTGAAAGGCGCGCTGCCGACCTTTGCAGCGCAAATGCTCAATGTGCCGCCGCTTGCGGTTGTGACCGTCGGTGCAGCAGCGATGTTGGGGCATGCCCGGTCGATCTTCCTCGGGTTTCGCGGCGGCAAAGCAGTGGCGACCGGTGGTGGGGCGTTGCTGGCAATGGCGCCCCTTGTTGCGCTCGCAGGGCTGGCTGTCTGGGGAGCGACGTTCAGCATCGTGCGCATTTCGTCGGTGGCGTCGCTGGCAGCGGCCGCCGCGTGCGCTGTGGTGGCCGCCGTCTTCTTTGCCCAGGGCGCATTGCCGATGACTTATGCGCTCTTTGTATGGGGCGCCGTGGTGTCGATTCTTCTCCTCCACCGCGCGAATATCCGGCGCCTGCGCGCAGGCGCCGAGAACCGCTTTTAG